The proteins below come from a single Leptospira bourretii genomic window:
- a CDS encoding TrmH family RNA methyltransferase, giving the protein MQYIQSPQDPRLADYQLLKAKEDPSDKFIADHEKTAVRLLNSSLTVESIFCMPKYWDKHKDLILSRLPDVNSCFIADKQVFEDTIGFSVHQGFMAVGFQKWTELPEATAPMLFVNSIVDSENIGSILRSAAAFGIKTVLFDNKSASPYLRRSVRVSMGSLFQIQLVRIQNSTETLTSLKKSGHTLLSLSLPREGKDLLSKTKSIYEIGKQTKFVLVLGNEAEGIDSNILNLSDKLIYIPMKNQIDSLNVSHAFAVALSHLVGESS; this is encoded by the coding sequence ATGCAATACATCCAATCCCCCCAAGACCCCAGGCTCGCCGACTACCAACTCCTCAAAGCAAAGGAAGACCCTTCCGATAAATTCATCGCTGACCATGAAAAAACGGCAGTCCGCCTCTTAAATTCCTCTCTTACTGTGGAATCTATATTTTGTATGCCCAAATACTGGGATAAACATAAAGATTTAATCCTATCCAGGTTGCCAGATGTGAACAGTTGTTTTATTGCCGACAAACAAGTGTTTGAAGATACGATTGGATTTTCCGTACACCAAGGGTTTATGGCTGTTGGTTTTCAAAAATGGACTGAATTGCCCGAGGCAACTGCACCAATGTTATTTGTGAACTCAATCGTCGATAGTGAAAACATTGGCTCAATTTTACGGTCCGCAGCTGCATTTGGTATCAAAACCGTTCTCTTTGACAATAAATCCGCATCACCATATCTAAGAAGAAGTGTCAGAGTGTCCATGGGATCCCTTTTTCAGATCCAATTAGTTCGCATACAAAATTCAACAGAAACACTAACTTCTCTCAAAAAATCAGGTCACACATTATTATCTCTTAGCCTTCCTAGAGAAGGGAAAGATTTATTATCAAAAACTAAATCAATCTATGAAATTGGCAAACAAACAAAATTTGTATTGGTACTAGGTAACGAGGCAGAAGGAATCGATTCTAACATTCTCAATCTTTCAGACAAATTAATTTATATTCCGATGAAAAATCAAATTGATTCTTTGAATGTATCTCATGCTTTCGCAGTTGCATTATCGCATCTAGTTGGTGAGTCCTCTTAA
- a CDS encoding dihydrofolate reductase family protein, with protein MIQYKAFIASSLDGFIARKNGALDWLTSEEYKLDNDDFGYSSFMKGIDCIVMGRVTFETVLGFEPYPFDSIAVYVFTNNLDYKFESRHPIFIFNGTIENLTATLVKQQMKAAYVDGGKLIQHFIKEQALNEITITRTPILLGSGLPLFGDSAHDQKLEHIQTLTYPNGFVQSTYHLK; from the coding sequence ATGATACAGTATAAAGCATTTATTGCAAGCAGTTTAGATGGTTTTATCGCTAGAAAAAACGGGGCGCTCGATTGGCTCACCTCCGAAGAATATAAGTTAGATAACGATGACTTTGGATATTCATCCTTTATGAAAGGAATTGATTGTATTGTTATGGGTAGGGTAACCTTCGAGACTGTTCTTGGCTTTGAACCATATCCTTTTGATTCTATCGCTGTTTACGTTTTCACCAATAATCTCGATTACAAATTTGAGTCCCGACATCCAATTTTTATTTTTAATGGAACCATTGAAAATTTAACGGCTACTTTAGTAAAACAACAGATGAAAGCAGCTTATGTGGATGGAGGGAAGCTAATTCAGCATTTTATCAAAGAACAGGCGCTAAACGAGATTACAATCACCCGAACTCCGATTTTACTTGGCTCAGGCCTTCCTCTTTTCGGTGATTCTGCCCATGACCAAAAACTAGAACACATACAAACTTTGACATATCCCAATGGATTTGTTCAATCTACTTATCATCTGAAGTAA